Proteins from one Gallus gallus isolate bGalGal1 chromosome 15, bGalGal1.mat.broiler.GRCg7b, whole genome shotgun sequence genomic window:
- the VPREB3 gene encoding pre-B lymphocyte protein 3, producing MVLGFMLLLLAGTAGSACRAQPVLTQPAAVQVLPGETARLSCVLSPQYNISDFGITWYQQRPGQALRYLLYYNTERDKHKSARIPDRFSATKDLVHNACILIIAVAQEEDNGRYFCSLPLTINWL from the exons ATGGTCCTGGGCTTcatgctcctgctgctggctgggacaGCAGGGTCAG cctgcagggccCAGCCGGTGCTGACCcagccagctgctgtgcaggtgCTGCCTGGGGAGACTGCCCGTCTGTCCTGTGTCCTCAGCCCCCAGTACAACATCAGTGACTTCGGCATCACCTGGTACCAGCAGCGCCCAGGGCAGGCCCTAAGGTACCTGCTCTACTACAACACGGAGCGCGACAAGCACAAGTCCGCCAGGATTCCTGACCGCTTCTCTGCTACCAAAGACCTCGTCCACAACGCCTGCATCCTCATCATTGCAGTCGCCCAGGAGGAAGACAACGGTCGCTATTTCTGCTCACTGCCCCTCACCATCAACTGGCTGTAG
- the LOC769646 gene encoding uncharacterized protein LOC769646 isoform X2: protein MALTLCYVLLTFLTLLLLSWGSETLKSQVVLVTVGESVSMECPFHKYNGTSNPFYEILWSHRNESRRVLQFRMTRSNQSCVYDSKGRFSGVLDFGRSVSFLNISAVLMNDTGLYLCYVKIGINNPTKKAIHLLVRGLHPWAAPGDLSYSAPQGSKVTLDCDFPTNLTGNFTDLFWLHKRDQSPPRLIAWHLKSGFQIENGSIGSRFQSSLDLENHWSRLTITGLEAKDGGWYQCQRGLGELSGGQRGRGTNLTVKDRCRVQLMRRNTLADRLHPHCEPSETTGRETTSREAIYVSTGSTEYSLLTFPGRNPAAGDVGQR, encoded by the exons ATGGCGCTCACCCTCTGCTACGTGCTGCTCACCTTCCTTACCCTGCTGCTCCTGTCCTGGG GTTCAGAGACTCTCAAGAGTCAAGTGGTTCTTGTGACTGTAGGGGAGTCTGTGTCGATGGAGTGTCCTTTCCACAAGTACAACGGCACTAGCAACCCCTTCTATGAGATCCTCTGGAGCCACAGGAATGAGTCCAGAAGGGTCCTGCAGTTTAGGATGACCCGATCCAATCAGTCCTGTGTGTATGACAGTAAAGGTCGCTTCAGTGGCGTTCTGGATTTTGGAAGGAGCGTGAGCTTTCTCAACATCTCAGCGGTGCTTATGAATGACACTGGCCTTTACCTTTGCTATGTGAAGATAGGGATCAACAATCCAACTAAAAAGGCGATTCACCTGCTTGTTAGAG gtCTGCATCCCTGGGCGGCCCCTGGGGACCTCAGCTACTCTGCACCTCAAGGCAGTAAAGTCACCCTGGACTGTGATTTCCCCACTAACCTGACTGGCAACTTCACAGATCTCTTCTGGCTGCACAAACGAGACCAGAGCCCGCCCCGACTCATAGCATGGCACCTCAAGTCCGGTTTCCAGATTGAGAACGGCAGCATTGGAAGTCGTTTCCAGAGCTCATTAGATCTGGAAAATCACTGGAGCCGTCTCACCATTACTGGGTTGGAAGCGAAGGATGGTGGCTGGTACCAGTGTCAGAGAGGCCTGGGAGAGCTTTCTGGTGGGCAGAGGGGGAGGGGAACCAACCTCACTGTGAAAG ACAGGTGTCGTGTCCAGCTGATGAGACGGAACACCTTGGCGGACAGACTGCATCCCCACTGCGAGCCTTCGGAGACCACAGGCAGGGAGACCACGAGCAGGGAAGCCATCTACGTCAGCACTGGCAGCACAGAGTACAGT ctcCTCACTTTCCCAGGAAGGAACCCTGCAGCAGGGGACGTGGGACAAAGATGA
- the LOC769646 gene encoding uncharacterized protein LOC769646 isoform X1, producing the protein MALTLCYVLLTFLTLLLLSWGSETLKSQVVLVTVGESVSMECPFHKYNGTSNPFYEILWSHRNESRRVLQFRMTRSNQSCVYDSKGRFSGVLDFGRSVSFLNISAVLMNDTGLYLCYVKIGINNPTKKAIHLLVRGLHPWAAPGDLSYSAPQGSKVTLDCDFPTNLTGNFTDLFWLHKRDQSPPRLIAWHLKSGFQIENGSIGSRFQSSLDLENHWSRLTITGLEAKDGGWYQCQRGLGELSGGQRGRGTNLTVKGSSSALIMFLRSAVFAVIAPCLYLLYRCRVQLMRRNTLADRLHPHCEPSETTGRETTSREAIYVSTGSTEYSLLTFPGRNPAAGDVGQR; encoded by the exons ATGGCGCTCACCCTCTGCTACGTGCTGCTCACCTTCCTTACCCTGCTGCTCCTGTCCTGGG GTTCAGAGACTCTCAAGAGTCAAGTGGTTCTTGTGACTGTAGGGGAGTCTGTGTCGATGGAGTGTCCTTTCCACAAGTACAACGGCACTAGCAACCCCTTCTATGAGATCCTCTGGAGCCACAGGAATGAGTCCAGAAGGGTCCTGCAGTTTAGGATGACCCGATCCAATCAGTCCTGTGTGTATGACAGTAAAGGTCGCTTCAGTGGCGTTCTGGATTTTGGAAGGAGCGTGAGCTTTCTCAACATCTCAGCGGTGCTTATGAATGACACTGGCCTTTACCTTTGCTATGTGAAGATAGGGATCAACAATCCAACTAAAAAGGCGATTCACCTGCTTGTTAGAG gtCTGCATCCCTGGGCGGCCCCTGGGGACCTCAGCTACTCTGCACCTCAAGGCAGTAAAGTCACCCTGGACTGTGATTTCCCCACTAACCTGACTGGCAACTTCACAGATCTCTTCTGGCTGCACAAACGAGACCAGAGCCCGCCCCGACTCATAGCATGGCACCTCAAGTCCGGTTTCCAGATTGAGAACGGCAGCATTGGAAGTCGTTTCCAGAGCTCATTAGATCTGGAAAATCACTGGAGCCGTCTCACCATTACTGGGTTGGAAGCGAAGGATGGTGGCTGGTACCAGTGTCAGAGAGGCCTGGGAGAGCTTTCTGGTGGGCAGAGGGGGAGGGGAACCAACCTCACTGTGAAAG GCTCTTCATCTGCCCTGATTATGTTTTTGAGGAGCGCTGTGTTTGCTGTGATTGCTCCGTGCTTGTATTTGCTGT ACAGGTGTCGTGTCCAGCTGATGAGACGGAACACCTTGGCGGACAGACTGCATCCCCACTGCGAGCCTTCGGAGACCACAGGCAGGGAGACCACGAGCAGGGAAGCCATCTACGTCAGCACTGGCAGCACAGAGTACAGT ctcCTCACTTTCCCAGGAAGGAACCCTGCAGCAGGGGACGTGGGACAAAGATGA
- the LOC769646 gene encoding uncharacterized protein LOC769646 isoform X3 gives MALTLCYVLLTFLTLLLLSWGSETLKSQVVLVTVGESVSMECPFHKYNGTSNPFYEILWSHRNESRRVLQFRMTRSNQSCVYDSKGRFSGVLDFGRSVSFLNISAVLMNDTGLYLCYVKIGINNPTKKAIHLLVRGLHPWAAPGDLSYSAPQGSKVTLDCDFPTNLTGNFTDLFWLHKRDQSPPRLIAWHLKSGFQIENGSIGSRFQSSLDLENHWSRLTITGLEAKDGGWYQCQRGLGELSGGQRGRGTNLTVKGSSSALIMFLRSAVFAVIAPCLYLLCVVSS, from the exons ATGGCGCTCACCCTCTGCTACGTGCTGCTCACCTTCCTTACCCTGCTGCTCCTGTCCTGGG GTTCAGAGACTCTCAAGAGTCAAGTGGTTCTTGTGACTGTAGGGGAGTCTGTGTCGATGGAGTGTCCTTTCCACAAGTACAACGGCACTAGCAACCCCTTCTATGAGATCCTCTGGAGCCACAGGAATGAGTCCAGAAGGGTCCTGCAGTTTAGGATGACCCGATCCAATCAGTCCTGTGTGTATGACAGTAAAGGTCGCTTCAGTGGCGTTCTGGATTTTGGAAGGAGCGTGAGCTTTCTCAACATCTCAGCGGTGCTTATGAATGACACTGGCCTTTACCTTTGCTATGTGAAGATAGGGATCAACAATCCAACTAAAAAGGCGATTCACCTGCTTGTTAGAG gtCTGCATCCCTGGGCGGCCCCTGGGGACCTCAGCTACTCTGCACCTCAAGGCAGTAAAGTCACCCTGGACTGTGATTTCCCCACTAACCTGACTGGCAACTTCACAGATCTCTTCTGGCTGCACAAACGAGACCAGAGCCCGCCCCGACTCATAGCATGGCACCTCAAGTCCGGTTTCCAGATTGAGAACGGCAGCATTGGAAGTCGTTTCCAGAGCTCATTAGATCTGGAAAATCACTGGAGCCGTCTCACCATTACTGGGTTGGAAGCGAAGGATGGTGGCTGGTACCAGTGTCAGAGAGGCCTGGGAGAGCTTTCTGGTGGGCAGAGGGGGAGGGGAACCAACCTCACTGTGAAAG GCTCTTCATCTGCCCTGATTATGTTTTTGAGGAGCGCTGTGTTTGCTGTGATTGCTCCGTGCTTGTATTTGCTGT GTGTCGTGTCCAGCTGA
- the CHCHD10 gene encoding coiled-coil-helix-coiled-coil-helix domain-containing protein 10, mitochondrial, translated as MARGRRSVSRPAAPPAPASAAPAAPVPAAQPAQPGLMAQMASTAAGVAVGSAVGHVVGSALTGAFGGSSEPPRAAVPAQEPRQQPAVQPQSPYGPCHYEMKQFLECATNQRDLTLCEGFNEALKQCKYSNGVSSLL; from the exons ATGGCGCGGGGACGTAGGAGCGTATCGCGGCCCGCGGCGCCGCCGGCACCCGCCAG CGCGGCCCCGGCGGCCCCGGTGCCGGCGGCGCAGCCGGCGCAGCCCGGGCTGATGGCGCAGATGGCGAGCACGGCGGCGGGCGTGGCCGTGGGCTCCGCCGTGGGGCACGTCGTGGGCAGCGCCCTCACCGGAGCCTTCGGCGGCTCCTCCGAACCGCCCCGAGCGGCGGTGCCCGCGCAG GAGCCCCGGCAGCAGCCCGCTGTGCAGCCGCAGTCCCCGTACGGGCCGTGCCACTACGAGATGAAGCAGTTCCTGGAGTGCGCCACCAACCAGCGGGACCTGACCTTGTGCGAGGGCTTCAACGAGGCCCTGAAGCAGTGCAAGTATAGCAACG GTGTTTcttctctcctgtga